CGTACCCATCACCGGAGGTTCCGACTTCGGTCTTGACGCCGAGATCACTGAAGACTCGCTGACTACCGGTCTCATTATCACCTCCGCGAGGAGCTGGGACGGCGCGAAGCGGAGCCTGCGAGACAGTCTGCGCTCGATGCGGAAGAACGAAGTGCCTGTTCGCCGAATCGTCGCGGTCAGCCTCGCGGAAGCGAACAGGTCGAAGCGCGAAAAGCTCAGGGACATCGCGACGGGGTTCGATTGTGAACTCGTGCAGGTCTACGACCGAGCATGGTTCGCGAACCAGTTCCGAGAGAGTCCGGACTGGCGACGCAGGATCCTCGATATCGAAGGGGGGCCGTTCAGCTTCTCGCGTCAGCCCCGGGGGGCACGCCCAGACGAAGAGCAATTGTCGACCGTGGGACGGGACTCGCTAATCGCTGAGGCGAACAAGTCAGAGTCGGACACGATCCTCTTCGGAGTTCCTGGCGTTGGAAAGAGCCACGTTGCCGGCAGACTCCGTGGCGCCCTGTTCCTCGAACGGCAGCCCACGCCTGAACGACTTCTCGATGACCTCATCGAAACTAGGCCCGCCCGGGTCGTGGTGGACGATGCTGGGGCGCGACTGCAAGACGTCGATCTACTCCTGCGCCTCCGTGACGCGGAGAAGCTTGACTATCGGATCGTCGCAACGTGTTGGCCGCACGAGACGAACCTCGTCGAGGACCATCTCCCTGATTCGATAGGGCTCGAAGTTGACTTGCTCACCCGCGAAGAACTGGGAGCGATCCTTCGCGAGCGCGGCATAACCCGACTTGCGGTGATCGTCCATCTCCTCACACAAGCCGACGGTCGCCCAGCCTGGGCGCTGAACCTCGCCGACCTCCTCATTCGCAGCGGCGATTGGAAGTCCGTATGGACCGGTAACGCGCTGCGAAAGCAAATCTTCGCTTTCTTACGCATGTCCAACGCCTCGGAAGATGCCGTCGACGTACTTGGCACCCTTGCGCTTCTCGGCGAGATCGACGAGGACCAGCTACGTCGCCTGGCCGACCTCCTCCAAATCCGACAACCTGAACTAATTCGTCTCATCCGATCCGTTGCGATCGCGGGGCTTGTCGATGTTCAGGACCACAAGCTCTACAACCGAGAGACCCGGAAGGTCGAACACACCAAGACCTACCGTGTCCAACCAGAAATCATCGCCGCCAGCGTTGCCTCTGAGGTCTACTTCTCTGGCGCTCCGTCACCCGTTCGGCTGCGCGACGTTCAGGACACCTTTCCTGAGCTGGCTGCTCAGATTATGCAGATCCAGATCCACACCGGCCTCCTCGGCGCGACGCACCCGACAATCCCAACCACGGCGGAGATCATCGCGGTTCTGCCCACCGCCACGCAACACACCGAACTGCTACGGACCTTCGGCCAACTGGGCCAGGAACAAGCGCAAGTCGTCGCCGACATCCACCTAGCGCGCATCGCCGCCGCCCTCAATGACGGACGTTCAGCTGTTGCGGAGACCGAAGCGAAACTCCTGGCCGCATGTGTCGCCAATGCGCTCGAACGCAACATCCCGGGTGTCGTTGAAGCCTTTGTTACAGCGCTCTCCGCGCTCGAGAGCGCGGACGGCGATATTCAACCTGCAGTCAAAGAGCTCGTCGAACAAGTCCGTGACGCGCGCAGCGGCGACCAACCGCAGCTCGGGGGCCTCTTGAAACTCGCCGGAGCACTAAAGACGGTGCCAGATGCCGACCTCACGGACACCATCTGGTCGGCAATCACCTGCGAGATACTCGCCCCGACGTTCGACGGCAACTACATCAACCCGGAGGTTCACAACCAGTTCGTTCTGCAGTCGTTTACATGGGCCGCGACTCACATGGAGACTCTGTATGACGCCATCCAGCCCGCCCTCGAGATCCGCACTCCAGGAGCGACGCCCACCGTCCAACTCGCACTGATCGACCTCCTAGACAAGTGGGTGCGGATCGCGAATGGATGGAACCTCCCATTCGGCGGCAAGACGAACGACGCCCAAGTCCGCGCCGGCACACACATCGCGAGACGCATCGCAAACACGCTCGCCCCCGTCATCACAACCCCTGGACTCCGCGGCCGATTCAACAAGGCGACGCGAACTCTCGCGATCCAGCTCGACGAACCAGACATGCTGTTCGCAGCGATCACGCAAGAACGCGATCGACTCACTCCCTACGACGAAATGCGACGCCGAAAGGAGGCCGCAGTCGACAAAGCTCTCGCGCCATTCCAGCGACAGGAACCCGCAGCCCTGATGGCGTGGTTGAAGGCCCACGAGTCCGAGTTCGCGATCATCGGCCAAAACACTGGGATCTGGGAAGTCTTCGCACGTCTCACCCAAGCGTCCGACCGGGAACCAGCCCGCTGGCTCACCGCGGCAATCGATCACGGTCTAGCCGGGTCGGCTTCAGCGCTCATCGACGCGTGCGCCCGCGCCGATCAGCTCACCCCCGAAATCGCCGACACGTTGCTCGCGGACTCGAACGGCCGGCATGGCGTCATCGCTGCCGTTATCGGTCAATCGCAGAATTCAACACTCATTCAACGGGTCCTCGATCGACTGACCGGCAGTGACGTTCAGCAACTCGAATCGGCTTTTGTACTGAGACACGCCCCCGACGCAACGAGGCATGCTCTATTCACGCACCCAAGCGGCGAAGTCCGAGGGATCGCTGCAGCACTCTGGGCCGCCGAATGGGCCTACGGTAACGGCCCCATGCCAGATGACCCCGACTGGCTCGAGGCCATGCGCTCCTACGTCATTCCGGAGGACAGCCGGTACGAGGACACCCACACGCAAGCGCTCAATGCGCTCGCGAAGTCAGCGCCGGAGGTGTTCATTGACATGTTCGCCAAGCGCGCCACAACCACAGTGCGCAAACGCGATCGAGATCTCGATGAATGGAAAGAGCCCGTCCGGCTCCTGTCTCCCGCCGAACGAGGGAAGCTATGGCACCGAGTCATGGACACCACACACGCCCCCGAACTCTTCTGGATCATCGCAGGAGAGGACACCGACTGGATCACCGAGACGGTGAGCGAACCCACTTTCAACATCTCCGTCCGTGACCTGCTCGGCGCACTACAGTTCCAGTTCGGACACCGTTATCCACTCGAAACCCTCGCCACAATGCTCCGGCCCCTCGACCCAGAACCCGACGAAATCCTCCGCACGCTCGAAGTCGGATCCTTCTCTGGCGAGGAACACGAACGGTATGCATCAAGACTCGACTCTCTTCGAGAACTGTCCTGCTCCGACAACGAGGACATCGCCCGCATAGGCCGACGCGGGATCGAGATCTACGAGCCGTTGCTCAAGGAAGCGCTCGTCAAAGCTCGACGAGCAGCCGTTCGCGGCACCCGCGAATACTAACCACGCCGAGGTGGAACACTACTGCCCTGGGTTTCGCACGGTTTATCCAACTAGATCAGCAGTTGGCCGGGCGGTTGTGCCGGACTCCCGCGCACGTTTTGCGAGCAGCTGAGCGGTCGAAGACTAGCGCCCGTTTCACGGCCCGATCGTGGTGCCGACAGTTCGGAGTCGATTGAGAACGGTATGGGTATCGAAGCCGAGCTGCTGGCCGATCGTCGCTGCGGAATCTCCGAGACCGTACTTTCGACGGCTGTTGCGACGTCTGCCGCGGTCATGCCTCGAACAGTCTCCCTTCCTCGCGAGGATAGATGCTTGGCAGCGGTCTGCCTCGCGATCCGGGACTGGCGGGCGACCGCGTTGACGTTGCGCGTCTTTTGGCAGCTGGCGACCCGGTCATCGATCTCGGCTTCGCTAATTCGCCGCGCAGGCTTAGCCGTCGAACTTGTGGTCAACGCACACCCGGCAGATGCCGCGTCCGATTTCCGCCGGAGTCCGCCGCGGACGATCAATACCGTGAGGATGTGTCTTCGGTAACGAGCAAGCTTCCCCGATCCTTCGTCCGCGTCGGCTGGTCGGGTGTCCTCGTCCAATTCGCCGAGCAGGTGTCCCTCGCCGCCGCGCCGCTGGTCGCTGTGCTGGTCTTCTCAGCCTCCCCGGCTCAGACAGCAGTTCTGCAGGTGGCTCACACGCTCCCGTTCCTGCTCTTCGCAATCCCCGTCGGCTTGCTGGTGGACAGGCTGAACCGCAGAACCGTGCTGATCGTCTCCGAGTCGCTGCGTGCCGTGACCTTGGCGCTGGCCATCGTCCTCCTGGTCACCGAGGTGCTCACGTTCTCACAGCTCGTGCTCATCGGCTTCCTCGGTGCCGTCGGAACCGTGGCGTTCAGCGTCGCGATGCCCGCTGTCGTACCGCAGCTCGTCGATCGGGATCAACTCATCCAGGCGAACCGCTGGGTGGAGCTCGGCCGGAGCGCGGCGCTCATCGCCGGGCCCGCGTCTGCCGGCATGCTCGCGTCGTGGCTCGGCGCATCGAGTGCCTTCGTCGTGGCGACCACACTGTGCGTGCTGGGCATACTGTTGCTTCTCCGCCTCGACATCCCACCGCAGAGCGGCGCACCTCGCCGACCCATCCTGCGTGACCTGCGCGAGGCCGCCCGATTCGGATGGTCGACCCCGGTGCTGCGCACCATCATCCTGACCTCGTTTGGCTTCAACATCGGCTGGTTCATCATCCAGGCGATCTTCGTCGTCTACGCCGTCGACATCCTTCTCATGACGCCGGTGCACGTGGGGTATGCGCTCGCCGCGAGCGGAGTGGGCATGGCCGTGGGCGCAGCCGTCTCGCCCGCGATCACCAGGCGGCTCAGCCTCGGAGGCGCGGCGCTGCTCGGTCCTCTCGGAGGTTTCGGAGCCGCGCTCGCCCTGGCGGCCACACTTGTCGCACCGACGTCCGTGCTCGCCATGCTGAGCTATTTCCTCTTCGGATTCGGGCCGGTGATCTGGGCGATCACGACGACGTCCATCCGTCAGGCGATCACGCCGGTCGAGATGCTGGGGCGCGTCTCCTCCCTTCTCGTCGTGGCGACCTACGGTGCTCGACCGGTCGGCGCGGCACTGGCCGCGCTGGTGAGCGTGTTCTGGGGCACGACAGGATGCCTGCTTCTCGCCACCGCACTGTTCGCTGCGCAGCTGCTCTACGTCGCCCTCTCGCCGTTGGCGAAGCTGCGCTCGCTGCAGGGTGCCGCGGCCACGAACGCGGACCCGTCGGGCGGTTGAGCTCGAGCCCCGCGGGAGCGCGCGGGGCTCGAGCTCGGATCAGCCGGCGGCGACCTCGTCGGTGACGGTCAGCGCGCTGTCGATCGCGTCCAGACCGCGCACCAGCTCCTCTTCGTCGATCACCAGCGGGGGAGCGACATGCACCCGGTTGAAGTGCGTGAACGGCCAGACGCCGGCCTTCTTGGCGGCCGCGGCGAAAGCACCCATCGGGGCGGCATCCGCTCCGGTCGCGTTGAACGGCACCAGCGGCTCGCGGGTCTCCTGATCGCGCACAAGCTCGATCGCCCAGAACAGCCCGCGCCCGCGGACCTCTCCGACGCTCGGGTGCGTCTGCTCCCATCGACGCAGGGTCGGCTCGACCACACGCGCGCCCAGGTCGCGCACGCGCTCCAGGATGCCGTCGCGGCGGAACACCTCGAACGTCGCGACCCCGGCCGCGCACGCGAGCGGGTGCCCGGAGTAGGTCAGCCCGCCGGCGAACGGCATCGTGTCGAAGGCACTCGCGATCCGGTCCGAGATCACGACCCCGCCCAGCGGCACGTAGCCGGAGTTCACACCCTTCGCGAAGGTGATGAGGTCGGGGCGCCCGTCGAACGCGTCGATGCCGAACCACTCGCCGAGCCGACCGAATCCGACCATGACCTCGTCGGCGATGTACACGATCCCGTAGCGATCGCACAGATCGCGCACGCCCTGCAGGTAGCCGGGCGGTGGCACGAGCACGCCGTTCGTGCCCACGACGGTCTCGATGATGATCGCCGCGATCGTCTGCGGCCCCTCCAGCTGGATCGTCTGTTCGAGGTGCGCGAGCGCGCGCTCGGACTCCTGCTCCGGCGTCTCGGCGTGGAACGGCGAACGGTACAGATAGGGGCCGAAGAAGCGCACCGCGCCGGAGTCGACCGTGTCATTGGCCCAGCGACGCGGGTCGCCCGTGAGCGAGATCGCCGTCGACGTCGAGCCGTGGTAACTGCGATACATCGAGAGCACCTTGCGCCGGCCGGTGAACTGCCGTGCCATGCGCACCGCGTATTCGTTGGCCTCGGCGCCGCCGTTGGTGAAGAAGACCTTCTCCAAGCCGTCGGGTGCGACCTCTGCGATCAGACGCGCCAGCTCACCGCGCACGTCGTTCGCCATCGAGGGCTGGATGGTCGCGAGGTGCCCCGCCTGCTGCTGGATCGCGGCGACCAGGTCGGGGTGCTGGTGCCCGAGGTTCAGGTTCACCAGCTGGCTCGAGAAGTCGAGGTAGGCGTTCCCCTGGTAGTCCCAGAACGTCGAGCCCTGACCCGTGGCGACGGGCAGCGGGTCGATCAGTGCCTGCGCGCTCCAGGAGTGGAACACATGGCCGCGGTCGTCCGCGCGCACCTGCGCCTCGGCCTCGGGAGCGGGGAGCGGGTGGGCGGCCCCGTGGCGGTCGGTGAAGTTCGTCATCGTGGTCGCTCCAGTCAGTGGTTGCTCGGGAAGCCGAGGTCGATCTGCGACGGGGTGTGGTCCGGCCAGCGGGTCGTGACGACCTTGGAGCGGGTGTAGAAGTGCACCGACTCGGGACCGTAGATGTGCGAGTCGCCGAACAGCGAGTCCTTCCATCCGCCGAACGAGTAGGCACCGATCGGCACCGGGATCGGGACGTTCACGCCGACCATGCCGACCTCGATGTCGAACTCGTACTGGCGTGCGGTGCCGCCGTCGCGGGTGAAGATCGCGGTCCCGTTGCCATAGGCGTTCGCGTTCACGAGCTCGACCGCTTCGGCGTAGGTCTCCACGCGCACCACGGACAGCACCGGCCCGAAGATCTCATCGTCGTAGACCTTCATGCCCGGCGCGACCCGGTCGATCAGGCTGACGCCGAGGAAGAACCCCTCGGAATCGAAGGACTTCTGCGTGCCGTCCACGACGACCGTCGCGCCCTCGGCGTCGGCTCCCGTCACGTAGGAGGCGACCTTGTCGCGGTGCTCGCGCGTGATGAGGGGACCCATCTCGCTCGCGGCATCGGTACCGGGGCCGATCTTCAGGCCGTCGATGCGCGAGGCGATCGCAGAGACCAGGTCGTCGGCGATGTCACCCACGGCGACGAGCACGGAGACGGCCATGCAGCGTTCCCCGGCAGAACCGTAGGCGGCGGAGACCGCGGCATCGGCGGCGGCGTCGATATCGGCATCCGGCATCACCACCATGTGGTTCTTCGCGCCGCCGAGCGCCTGCACCCGCTTCCCTGCGGCCGAGGCGCGCTGGTAGATCGAGCGGGCGATCGGGGTCGACCCCACGAAGCTGACGGCGTTCACCCGAGGCGACTCCAGGAGTGCGTCGACCGCCTCCTTGTCGCCGTTGACGACGTTGAGCACGCCGTCAGGAAGCCCGGCCTCGGAGAACAGCTTCGCGATCCACACGGCGGCGGAGGGATCCTTCTCGCTGGGCTTGAGGACGACCGTGTTGCCGCAGGCGATCGCAGAGGCGATCATCCACAGCGGCACCATCACGGGGAAGTTGAAGGGCGTGATCGCCGCCACCACACCGACGGGCTGCTTGACGGAGTGGACATCGACGCCGCGGGCGACCTGCTCACTGCGCTCGCCCTTGAGGAGGTGCACGAGGCCGGCGGCGAACTCGACGTTCTCGATACCGCGCGACACCTCGCCCGCGGCATCCGAGAGCACCTTGCCGTGCTCGGACGTGACGATCGCGGCGAGTTCGGGGGTGCGCTCCTTGAGGAGCTGCCGCAGACGGAAGAAGACGTCGGCGCGCTTGATCAGGCTCGTCTCGCGCCATGCGGGCCGGGCGGCCGCTGCGGCGGAGATGGCGGATTCGACCTCGGCGGACGAGGCGAGGGCGACGTGCTTGGAGACCTCGCCGGTGGCGGGATCGAAGACCTGGCCGGTGCGAGCCGCCTCGGCGGTCTCCACTCCGTTGATGACGTGACGGACGATGTCCACGGTGTTCCTCCGAGTGGTGAAGAAGTGATCTCGAACACTCTGACCGAGGTTCGCTACGCTGGTGTTTCTCAATGTTCACAGAGTCTGGGGGACAATAGCGATGTCAGACCGTCAGGACTTCGCGTCGGATCAGACAGATCGTCCGATCCGTGCCACCGCCCTGCTCACGGTCGCCGAGGTCCTCGCGGAGCCGGTGGTGCAGGCCGGGGCGCCGGAAGTCCTCGTCGGTGGGACCGCACTCGACGCCGAAGTGCGCTGGGCTCACGTCTCCGACAGCGCCGGTGTCGCCCGGCTGCTCGACGGCGGGGAACTGCTGCTGAGCACGGGCGCAGGGTGGCCGGAGGAGGCGGACGAGCAGAGGGCTTTCGTCCGTGGACTGCGTCGCGCGGGCATCGCGGGGATCGTCCTGGAACTCGGCGTCTCGCATGCCCGGGTGCCGGATGCGGTGGCCGATGAGTGCGCCGAGACCGGACTCGCGCTGATCGTGCTGACGAGCGAGGTCAAGTTCGTGGCCGTGACCGAGGCCGTGCATCGAGCGCTGATCTCCGCGCAGACCGACGCCCTCTCCGAGCGTCAGCGCCTGCACGAACTCTTCACGGCGCTCAGCCTCCAGGGCGCTCCGGCGGACGTGGTGGTCGCGGAGACCGCGCGGGCACTGGGGTCTCCGGTGGTGCTGCAGAATCTCGCGCACGAGGTGATCGCCGTCGAACCTCTTCGCGTGCCTGTCGACGAGGTGCTCGCACGGCTCGCCGACGACGGGGAGTCGGTGCCCGTGCAGGCGCGAGGGGTGCGTTGGGGGACCCTGTCAGCGCTGCAGGGCCCCGCGCACCCGGCCGGGCGACTCACGGTGCTCGAACAGGGGGCGACGGCGCTGGCCTTCGGGTGCCTCGCCGACGGGGGCGACGCCGAGTGGTCGATCCTGGCGCAGAGCGGACTCATCGACGACCTGCTCGGAGCGCGGTTCGCGAGCCCCGCCGACATCGCCGCCCGTCTCGCCGCCGGTGGTTTCGTGTTCGACGGGCATCACTGCCACGGCATCGTCGCGCACGGGGCGGTGTCGGCGAGCGAGCTCGCCTATCGGGCGCGTCAGGTGGGGTGCGCGGTGGTCGCGGCCCGCGTGGACTCCCACGATGTCGCGCTGCTCTCGGTGCCGGCATCCGTGCCCTTCACCGATGCCATGATCTCGCGCATCGTGGGCCCCGACCGTACCGTGTTCGTCGGTCCGTCCGCGGAGGACGTCCTCGGACTCCTCGCCTCCCTGCGCATCGCCCGAGACCTCGCGGCGGGGGACCATCCGGGTGCCGGTCCTCGTGTGCGCAGGGTCGAGGACCGTCCCCTCGAACGGCTCGTCGCTTCGTTGCGGGACGATCATCGGCTTCACGAGCACAGCGAACGGATGCTCGCGCCGCTCGTCGAGCATGACCGGGAGCGCCGCGGCGACCTCGTGGATGTGCTGGCGGCGCTCGTCGCACACCCCGGCAACCGGTCAGCAGCGGCGGCAGCGAGCCATCTGTCCCGGTCCGTCTTCTACCAGCGCCTCACCCTGATCGCTGAGCTTCTGGGTGCCGACCTCGACGACGGGGAGACCCTCGCGGCGCTGCACCTCGCCCTCACCGCACGGCGGAGCGCTGCGCACGGTTGAACGCGCCGTCTCTCTCACTCTGATGCCGAGACCCCCTCTCCGCGTCGAGGCCCCCGCCAGGTCGCGTGAACCACCGGGGGTCTCGACGACAGGACGGGGTTTCGACGACAGGACGGGGTCTCGAGGACGGGACGGGGTCTACAGTGCGGACTGCGCGCGGGTCAGCACGTCCCGGAGGATCTGCTCGATCTCACGGAACTCCGAAGGGCCCACCGTGAGCGGAGGGGCGAGCTGGATGACGGGGTCGCCGCGGTCGTCGGCGCGGCAGTACAGACCGGCCTCGAACAGTGCGGGGGAGAGGAAGCCGCGCAGCAGACGCTCGGACTCGGCATCGTCGAAGGTCTCCTTCGTGCCCTTGTCCTTGACGAGTTCGATGCCGAAGAAGTAGCCGTCCCCGCGGACGTCGCCGACCAGCGGCAGGTCGAGCAGCTTCTCGAGCTCGGCGCGGAAGAGCGGCGAGTTCTCACGCACGTGGGCGTTGAGTCCCTCCTCGTCGAAGATCGCGAGGTTCTCCAGCGCGACCGCAGCCGAGACGGGGTGCCCGCCGAACGTGTAGCCGTGCGGGAACGACACATCGCCGTGCGAGAACGGCTCGTAGATGCGGTCGCTGATGATCGTCGCGCCGATCGGGGAGTACCCGCTCGTCATCCCCTTGGCGCAGGTGATCATGTCGGGCACATACCCGAGCCCCGTGCAGGCGAACGTGTGGCCGAGGCGACCGAACGCGCAGATGACCTCGTCCGAGACGAGCAGGACATCGTGGCGGTCGCAGATCTCGCGCACCCGGGCGAAGTAGCCGGGAGGGGGAGGGAAGCACCCACCCGAGTTCTGCACCGGCTCCAGGAAGACCGCGGCGACCGTGTCGGCTCCCTCGAACAGGATCATCTCCTCGATGCGATCGGCCGCCCACCGCCCGAAGGCTTCGAGGTCGTCGGCGGGTCCTCCCATCTCGGCCGCCCGGTAGAAGTTCGTGTTGGGCACGCGGAAGCCTCCGGGCGTGACCGGCTCGAACATCGACTTCATCGCCGGGATGCCGGTGATCGCCAGCGCTCCCTGCGGAGTGCCGTGGTAGGCGACCGCGCGCGAGATGACCTTGTGCTTGGTGGGCTTCCCCTGCAGCTTCCAGTAGTGCTTGGCCAGCTTGAACGCGGTCTCGACGGCCTCGCCGCCACCCGTCGAGAAGAAGACGCGGTTGAGGTCACCGGGCGCCTCGTCGGCGAGACGGTCGGCCAGCTCGATCGCCGCCGGGTGGGCATAGGACCACAGAGGGAAGAACGACAACTCGGATGCCTGTGCGGCAGCGGCCTCGGCCAGCCGACGTCGACCGTGCCCGGCGTTCACGACGAACAGGCCGGCGAGCCCGTCGAAGTACTCCTTGCCCTTCGCATCCCAGATCCGGTGGCCTTCGCCTTTCACGATGATCGGCACACCGGACTCGGCCATCGTCGACTGGCGCGTGAAGTGCATCCACAGATGGTCCTTCGCCATCGTCTGCAGTGCGGACTCCGAGGGAGTGGTGCGGGCGGTGTTCATCTGGTCCCCCAGTTGTAGAGCTGCTTCTGCAGCTTCGCGTAGATGAAGGTCTCGGTGGAGAGGACTCCGTCGATCGGCCGGATGGTGTCGTTGATCAGTGCCAGCAGGTCGTCGTCGTCTTCGCAGACAACCTCGGCGAGCACGTCGAAGGAGCCGACCGTGATGACCACGTAGTCGACCGCATCGATCGCCGCGACGGCCTCGGCGACGTGGCGCGTGTCGCCGGAGACGCGGATGCCGATCAGGGCCTGGCGCGGGAAGCCGAGCTGCATCGGGTCGGTCACGGCGACGATCTGCATCACGCCGGACTCGGTGAGCCGCTGCACCCGCTGACGTACGGCAGCCTCGCTCAACCCGACGACACGTCCGATGTCGGAGTAGGAGCGACGGCCGTCTTCTTGGAGCAACTCGATGATCGTCTTGGAGATCGCATCGAGAGGGGGATGTTTCTTCACCGAACCCATGGTGCGATCTTCGCACTCGACGGCGCCTCTGGCAACCGATTCCGCCGTATTTAGGGCGAATGTCGGCGGAATCGGCTGTCCAGGCTCAGCTTTCGATCGGTCCCAGCAACGCGCTCGCCGCAGTGGAGTGCGCGGATTCCGGGTCTGACGGGTGGAACGCGCCGGCCAGGACGTCCCGGTAGAGCCGCGACAGCTCGTTCGCCGAGAAGTAGGAGCCGCCGCCCGCGACCAGCATCGCCTCGTCCACGACCTGCTTCGCCATCGTGATCGCGCGGTGCTTGACGCCGGACAGCAGGGGGAACCAGCGCGCCCCGTGATCGACGCGGTCGTCGACGTCACGGGCGAGTGCGGCGATCTGGGGAGGGAGCGCGTCGTAGGCGATCGACATGTCGGCGATGCGCCAGCGGATGTCGGGATCCTGGCTGTATGCCGCGCCGGTCTTCTTGGAGTGCCGCTTCTGCGCGGTCGCGACCGCGAGCTCGAGGGCACGGTGCGCGATGCCGGTGTAGACCGAGGCCAGCAGGATCTCGAACACCGAGAAGATGCCGAACACGATGGGGTCGGGGCTGGGCCCGGGCGGAATGCGGCGCACCACGTGATCGGCCTCCGCCACGGCGCCGTCCAGTCGCGTGGTGCGGCTCTGCGTGGCCCGCATGCCCAGCGTGTCCCAGTCGTCGGACGTCGTCACCGCATCCGTCCGGTCGATGAAGGCGAACACGAGCTGCGGAGCATCGGCGCTCGTGGTGTCGAGTCCGTGCAGGCCGAGTCGCGTCCACACCGGAGCGAGGGAGGTGAAGATCTTGGTTCCGGTGAACGCATAGCCCCCGTCGCCGTCCGGCACTGCGTCGGTGTCGCTGCCGAACAGGACCAGGTCGTTGCCTCCTTCGCTGATGCCGAAGGCGAAGACCTCGCCCGCGACCGCGCCGTCCTGCACGAACTCCAGGCCGGGGACCCCGCGATCGGAGAAGACCTTCGCGACGCCGGTCCACACCAGGTGCATGTTGATCGCGAGGGCCGTCGCTGGTGCGGCGCCCGCGAGGCGCTGCTGCAGGATCGCGGCCTCGGCGAGGCCGAGCCCCGCGCCGCCGCGTTCCGTCGGCACCAGGATCGACAGGTAGCCCGCGTCGCGCAGATCCTCGAGGTCCTGTTGGGGGAAGGTGTTCTCGCGGTCGTGGATCGGAGCGCGTTCGCGGATGCGGTCGAGGAGGTCGTCGGGCAGGAAGGTCGTGGGATCGAAGTCGTTCATGCCAGTGCCTCCAGAAGCTGCCGGATGGATTCGTCGGGGCGGTCACGGTGCAGGGAATGTCCGGCACCCTCGACGACGGACAGGGTGATCTGCGGGTTCGCCGCGAGGACCTCCTTCGCGAGGGCACCCGTGAAGATGCTGTAGACGGCGGGGTCGGCGCCGATCACATGGGTCGGCACCGTGAGGCGCGCGGCATCGGCTCGTACGTCCCACGGCTGATTCTGGGCGCTGGTCTGCTCGACCGCCCATGCGCTTGCGCGCCGTACCGCGTCGATCTTGAGCTCGTGATCCTGCGGATGCCAGTGCGGATGCTCCTCCTGCACGACCTCGAGTCGTGTGTCCGCGAACGCGCGCTCCTGGCTCTTCCTGACGATGGCGGCATCGTGCCCGTCGACGTGGATCGCGGGATCGATCAGGACCAGGCGCCGCGTCCACTCCGGAGCGGCTGCCGCGGCGACTGTGCTGGCGGCGCCTCCGAGCGAATGACCGATGACCGCGTCCCAGGGGCCGCCGTCATCGGGCTGTGTCGCCGCGAGATCGGCACCATACGCGGCGACGCTGTAGTCGAGGGACCGCGGGGCGTCGCCGTGTCCGCGGAGGTCGACGGCCGTCGCATGCCAGCCCGCCGTGGCGAGAGCATTGCCGAGGCGCCACATCAGAGCGCCGGAGGAACCGAGACCGTGGACCAGGAGAGCCCGCCG
Above is a window of Microbacterium aurugineum DNA encoding:
- a CDS encoding CoA-acylating methylmalonate-semialdehyde dehydrogenase; this translates as MDIVRHVINGVETAEAARTGQVFDPATGEVSKHVALASSAEVESAISAAAAARPAWRETSLIKRADVFFRLRQLLKERTPELAAIVTSEHGKVLSDAAGEVSRGIENVEFAAGLVHLLKGERSEQVARGVDVHSVKQPVGVVAAITPFNFPVMVPLWMIASAIACGNTVVLKPSEKDPSAAVWIAKLFSEAGLPDGVLNVVNGDKEAVDALLESPRVNAVSFVGSTPIARSIYQRASAAGKRVQALGGAKNHMVVMPDADIDAAADAAVSAAYGSAGERCMAVSVLVAVGDIADDLVSAIASRIDGLKIGPGTDAASEMGPLITREHRDKVASYVTGADAEGATVVVDGTQKSFDSEGFFLGVSLIDRVAPGMKVYDDEIFGPVLSVVRVETYAEAVELVNANAYGNGTAIFTRDGGTARQYEFDIEVGMVGVNVPIPVPIGAYSFGGWKDSLFGDSHIYGPESVHFYTRSKVVTTRWPDHTPSQIDLGFPSNH
- a CDS encoding MFS transporter; its protein translation is MSSVTSKLPRSFVRVGWSGVLVQFAEQVSLAAAPLVAVLVFSASPAQTAVLQVAHTLPFLLFAIPVGLLVDRLNRRTVLIVSESLRAVTLALAIVLLVTEVLTFSQLVLIGFLGAVGTVAFSVAMPAVVPQLVDRDQLIQANRWVELGRSAALIAGPASAGMLASWLGASSAFVVATTLCVLGILLLLRLDIPPQSGAPRRPILRDLREAARFGWSTPVLRTIILTSFGFNIGWFIIQAIFVVYAVDILLMTPVHVGYALAASGVGMAVGAAVSPAITRRLSLGGAALLGPLGGFGAALALAATLVAPTSVLAMLSYFLFGFGPVIWAITTTSIRQAITPVEMLGRVSSLLVVATYGARPVGAALAALVSVFWGTTGCLLLATALFAAQLLYVALSPLAKLRSLQGAAATNADPSGG
- a CDS encoding PucR family transcriptional regulator, with translation MSDRQDFASDQTDRPIRATALLTVAEVLAEPVVQAGAPEVLVGGTALDAEVRWAHVSDSAGVARLLDGGELLLSTGAGWPEEADEQRAFVRGLRRAGIAGIVLELGVSHARVPDAVADECAETGLALIVLTSEVKFVAVTEAVHRALISAQTDALSERQRLHELFTALSLQGAPADVVVAETARALGSPVVLQNLAHEVIAVEPLRVPVDEVLARLADDGESVPVQARGVRWGTLSALQGPAHPAGRLTVLEQGATALAFGCLADGGDAEWSILAQSGLIDDLLGARFASPADIAARLAAGGFVFDGHHCHGIVAHGAVSASELAYRARQVGCAVVAARVDSHDVALLSVPASVPFTDAMISRIVGPDRTVFVGPSAEDVLGLLASLRIARDLAAGDHPGAGPRVRRVEDRPLERLVASLRDDHRLHEHSERMLAPLVEHDRERRGDLVDVLAALVAHPGNRSAAAAASHLSRSVFYQRLTLIAELLGADLDDGETLAALHLALTARRSAAHG
- a CDS encoding aspartate aminotransferase family protein, translated to MTNFTDRHGAAHPLPAPEAEAQVRADDRGHVFHSWSAQALIDPLPVATGQGSTFWDYQGNAYLDFSSQLVNLNLGHQHPDLVAAIQQQAGHLATIQPSMANDVRGELARLIAEVAPDGLEKVFFTNGGAEANEYAVRMARQFTGRRKVLSMYRSYHGSTSTAISLTGDPRRWANDTVDSGAVRFFGPYLYRSPFHAETPEQESERALAHLEQTIQLEGPQTIAAIIIETVVGTNGVLVPPPGYLQGVRDLCDRYGIVYIADEVMVGFGRLGEWFGIDAFDGRPDLITFAKGVNSGYVPLGGVVISDRIASAFDTMPFAGGLTYSGHPLACAAGVATFEVFRRDGILERVRDLGARVVEPTLRRWEQTHPSVGEVRGRGLFWAIELVRDQETREPLVPFNATGADAAPMGAFAAAAKKAGVWPFTHFNRVHVAPPLVIDEEELVRGLDAIDSALTVTDEVAAG